A region from the Geobacter benzoatilyticus genome encodes:
- a CDS encoding cytochrome c3 family protein, with amino-acid sequence MLSKVFRLFPVLLLLMAVARPAAAESGMAIDPATCLGCHSGKVSASAFAASVHGKNACTSCHVEITDLAKHMRGETKVNKVRCERCHKKENSEHYASVHAQKEVMCADCHTDIHTHTYWNKDKRKVVAKCIQCHDKEAGYRNSIHGKGVAAGNMDSAACNDCHNLHAIKPLGDPKSKENREFHTKVCMKCHADEKMMERNNVFTVAVETFMESYHGKNYRLGFPEKVAGCADCHTAHGVLPAKDPNSSVNPQNLTATCAKCHEKATPLFTKFYSHGSHDREKYPILFYTFIAMTGLLVSTFAVFWVHTLLWMFRGFVENREKQQALINGHQEHHIEDGHKVYRRFKRRHIALHLLVIISFLLLSVSGLPLKFSDQQWAKFMMDHIFGHSANAAFVHRIGACITFVYFVGSLLLSFHFLFVRKDLKGNWLQRMFGPDSLMPNLRDISDVAGMVRWFLFRGPKPTFERWTYWEKFDFIAVFWGMFAIGGSGLMLWFPEFFGSFLPGWMFNVATIVHSDEALLATGFIFTVHFFNTHGRPEKFPMDFVIFNGQLPKHEFLEERGDQWKRYEELGITEQFAAKKTSGVAYDFIVKTFGFCAVIIGISLTVLMLFAFLSGGGH; translated from the coding sequence ATGTTGTCGAAGGTTTTCCGGCTGTTCCCCGTACTGCTGCTGCTCATGGCGGTTGCACGGCCTGCGGCTGCCGAAAGCGGCATGGCAATCGATCCTGCCACCTGTCTCGGCTGTCACAGCGGCAAGGTTTCCGCAAGTGCATTTGCGGCATCCGTTCACGGTAAAAATGCCTGTACAAGCTGCCACGTGGAGATCACCGATCTTGCGAAGCACATGCGGGGCGAGACCAAGGTTAACAAGGTTCGCTGCGAGCGCTGCCACAAGAAGGAGAACTCCGAGCACTACGCCAGCGTCCACGCACAGAAGGAAGTTATGTGCGCCGACTGCCACACCGATATCCATACCCATACCTACTGGAACAAGGATAAGCGGAAGGTTGTGGCCAAGTGTATCCAGTGCCATGACAAGGAAGCGGGGTATCGCAACTCTATCCATGGCAAGGGCGTTGCCGCCGGCAATATGGACTCCGCTGCCTGTAACGACTGCCATAACCTCCATGCCATCAAGCCTCTCGGTGATCCGAAGTCCAAGGAGAACCGTGAGTTCCATACCAAGGTCTGCATGAAGTGCCACGCCGACGAGAAGATGATGGAGCGTAACAACGTCTTCACCGTTGCCGTCGAAACCTTCATGGAAAGCTATCACGGCAAGAACTACCGTCTCGGCTTCCCCGAGAAGGTTGCCGGTTGCGCCGACTGCCACACCGCCCACGGTGTTCTGCCGGCAAAGGACCCGAACTCCAGCGTCAATCCCCAGAATCTTACCGCCACCTGTGCCAAGTGCCACGAGAAGGCGACGCCCCTCTTCACCAAGTTCTACTCCCACGGCTCCCATGACCGCGAGAAGTATCCGATTCTTTTCTATACCTTCATCGCCATGACCGGCCTGCTCGTCAGCACCTTCGCCGTGTTCTGGGTCCATACCCTCCTCTGGATGTTCCGGGGCTTCGTGGAGAACCGCGAGAAGCAGCAGGCTCTCATCAATGGTCACCAGGAACACCATATTGAAGATGGGCACAAGGTGTACCGCCGCTTCAAGCGTCGTCACATCGCCCTGCACCTCCTGGTTATCATCAGCTTCCTCCTGCTGTCCGTTTCGGGGCTCCCCCTCAAGTTCAGCGACCAGCAGTGGGCCAAGTTCATGATGGACCACATCTTCGGACATTCCGCCAATGCGGCCTTCGTTCACCGTATCGGCGCCTGCATCACCTTCGTCTATTTCGTCGGCTCGCTGCTCCTCTCCTTCCACTTCCTCTTCGTGCGCAAGGATCTCAAGGGCAACTGGCTCCAGCGCATGTTCGGCCCCGACTCCCTCATGCCGAACCTCCGCGATATCTCCGACGTGGCCGGCATGGTCCGGTGGTTCCTCTTCCGGGGGCCGAAGCCGACCTTCGAGCGGTGGACATACTGGGAAAAATTCGACTTCATCGCGGTCTTCTGGGGTATGTTCGCCATCGGCGGCTCGGGCCTGATGCTCTGGTTCCCCGAGTTTTTCGGCAGCTTCCTCCCGGGCTGGATGTTCAACGTGGCCACCATCGTCCACTCCGATGAAGCGCTTCTTGCCACGGGCTTCATCTTCACGGTCCACTTCTTCAATACCCACGGCCGTCCCGAGAAGTTCCCCATGGACTTCGTCATCTTCAACGGCCAGCTGCCGAAGCATGAATTCCTCGAAGAACGTGGGGATCAGTGGAAGCGTTATGAAGAACTGGGTATCACCGAGCAGTTCGCTGCCAAGAAGACCAGTGGCGTTGCCTATGACTTTATCGTCAAGACCTTTGGCTTCTGCGCTGTCATCATCGGCATCTCGCTGACGGTGCTGATGCTCTTTGCCTTCCTCTCCGGAGGAGGTCACTAA
- a CDS encoding hybrid sensor histidine kinase/response regulator, whose product MTFSLDNPQKNKQDILDSVGILTAIRDAISVQDLNLRILYQNPAHKQLMGDHAGEYCYAAYQHKDKACEGCHLLRSFRDGLSHQRETSVVIDNEVHYVEITSSPLRDADGAIVGGIESVRDITEREKNREELNYVSECFRQALNDSQHILYRLNVKKGCYDYIGPAFEKITGYRLAEFRKTSLEQLPEYFHPDDRQRIFGHIEETLRTRTGPAVSFDLEYRLRKADGSYCWLHDSNTACFDEHGELECFFGSALDITEQKRAEELLRQSEERLRSIINANPEPQFLIDRDGTIIMGNQSLAKRLGKSLDEVQGHNVAEFGPPDLHECRMMQVEEVFRSGKPQVFTDSRAGLELENHFYPIFDQEGMVSQLAILSIDISERNMLQQQLLRTQKLESLGVLAGGIAHDFNNILTGVMGNISFAKMFLNDTHEAYGSLENAEKASKRAAELVKKLLIFAKGGQPVKKPVFVQNIIQSAMALFLSGTAVKGSVDMPHALPAVDGDEIQLCQAFDNIIVNAVQAMPAGGNLTVSGATVVLPAENSVGLSAGEYVKITFRDEGSGITEADQKKIFDPYFSTKASGLGLGLASTHAIIAKHDGQITVESAIGVGTAFTLYLPVTASTSVEHRRETGGVAGKPGRRVLVMDDDEMVRDFATMALERLGHVVATCGNGGEAIASYRAAKEAGTPFSVVIMDLTIPGGMGGAETARRIRDFDPDALLVVSSGYSDDPVMANYREYGFCAALEKPYTAAKIAEIFAGFDS is encoded by the coding sequence ATGACCTTCAGCCTGGATAATCCGCAAAAGAACAAACAAGACATATTGGATTCTGTCGGCATTTTGACAGCCATCCGCGACGCCATCAGCGTGCAGGATCTAAACCTCAGAATCCTCTATCAAAATCCAGCACACAAGCAGCTCATGGGAGATCATGCCGGGGAATACTGCTACGCGGCCTACCAGCACAAAGATAAAGCGTGCGAGGGATGCCACCTGCTGCGGTCGTTCAGGGACGGCCTCAGTCACCAGCGTGAGACGAGCGTCGTCATCGACAATGAGGTGCATTATGTGGAGATAACGTCCTCTCCGCTGCGTGATGCCGATGGCGCCATCGTCGGCGGCATCGAGTCGGTCAGGGATATAACCGAACGGGAGAAGAACCGGGAGGAGCTGAACTATGTCAGTGAGTGTTTCCGGCAGGCATTGAACGACTCCCAGCATATCCTGTACCGCCTGAATGTGAAAAAGGGGTGCTACGACTATATCGGGCCGGCTTTTGAGAAAATTACCGGTTACCGGCTTGCGGAGTTCAGGAAAACAAGCCTGGAACAACTGCCGGAATACTTCCATCCCGATGACCGGCAGCGTATTTTCGGCCATATTGAAGAGACATTGCGTACCCGCACCGGCCCTGCCGTCAGCTTTGACCTGGAATACCGCTTAAGAAAGGCAGACGGCAGCTACTGCTGGCTCCATGATTCGAATACTGCCTGTTTTGACGAGCATGGTGAGCTGGAGTGTTTTTTCGGTTCGGCCCTTGACATCACCGAGCAAAAGCGTGCTGAAGAGCTTCTGCGGCAGAGTGAGGAGCGTTTACGCTCCATCATCAACGCGAACCCTGAGCCTCAATTTCTCATCGACCGGGATGGAACCATAATAATGGGGAACCAGTCCCTGGCGAAGCGCTTGGGCAAAAGCCTCGACGAGGTGCAGGGCCATAACGTGGCAGAGTTCGGCCCCCCCGATCTCCATGAGTGCCGCATGATGCAGGTAGAAGAGGTGTTCAGGAGCGGAAAACCGCAAGTGTTTACTGATTCCCGCGCCGGTTTGGAGCTGGAAAACCATTTTTACCCGATATTCGACCAGGAAGGGATGGTGTCCCAGCTTGCCATCCTCTCCATCGATATATCAGAAAGAAATATGCTGCAACAGCAACTGCTGCGCACCCAGAAGCTGGAAAGCCTGGGAGTTCTGGCCGGCGGCATTGCCCATGACTTCAATAATATTCTCACCGGGGTCATGGGAAATATTTCCTTTGCCAAAATGTTCCTCAATGACACCCATGAAGCCTATGGCTCCCTTGAAAATGCGGAAAAAGCCTCCAAACGGGCAGCTGAACTGGTCAAGAAACTGCTTATTTTCGCGAAGGGGGGGCAACCGGTCAAGAAACCGGTTTTTGTGCAAAACATCATACAAAGCGCGATGGCTCTCTTTCTCAGCGGAACAGCGGTAAAGGGAAGCGTTGACATGCCCCATGCCCTTCCCGCGGTGGATGGAGATGAGATTCAGCTCTGCCAGGCATTCGACAATATTATCGTCAACGCGGTGCAGGCTATGCCCGCAGGCGGAAATTTGACGGTCAGCGGGGCAACGGTTGTTCTCCCAGCTGAGAACAGTGTCGGGCTTTCCGCCGGCGAGTATGTGAAGATAACATTCAGGGACGAGGGAAGCGGCATAACCGAAGCTGATCAGAAAAAAATCTTCGACCCATATTTCAGCACCAAGGCAAGCGGGCTGGGTCTCGGTTTGGCCTCGACCCATGCAATCATCGCAAAGCACGACGGCCAGATTACCGTCGAATCAGCAATCGGAGTCGGGACGGCCTTTACGCTATATCTCCCGGTAACGGCTTCCACATCCGTCGAGCATCGAAGGGAGACGGGGGGGGTAGCCGGAAAGCCCGGCCGCAGAGTCCTGGTCATGGATGATGATGAAATGGTCAGAGACTTTGCCACAATGGCCCTGGAGCGGCTTGGACACGTTGTGGCAACCTGCGGCAATGGTGGCGAAGCCATTGCGTCATACCGTGCGGCAAAAGAAGCTGGAACCCCTTTTTCCGTTGTGATAATGGATCTCACGATTCCGGGGGGCATGGGGGGGGCCGAGACTGCCAGGCGCATCCGCGACTTTGATCCGGATGCATTACTGGTCGTCTCCAGCGGTTATTCCGATGATCCCGTCATGGCGAACTACAGGGAGTACGGATTCTGCGCTGCGCTGGAAAAGCCCTACACGGCTGCAAAAATCGCCGAGATCTTTGCTGGATTCGATTCTTAA
- a CDS encoding elongation factor P: MLTTSDFKRGLVIKLDGAPCVILDVHFQSPSARGASTMVKTKYRNLLTAQVLEKTFRSGDKVEEADFERHKGQFLYADGDRGVFMDLETYEQFEMEAEAFEVIQPYLLDGTEVTLGLFQERLVSVDPPQVVELTVTDTPPVMKNATATAQTKEATLETGLTLQVPPYLEVGEKIKVDTRDCRFVSRA; the protein is encoded by the coding sequence CAAGCTCGACGGCGCCCCCTGCGTCATCCTCGATGTCCACTTCCAGTCCCCCTCGGCCCGGGGCGCCAGCACCATGGTCAAGACCAAGTACCGCAACCTCCTCACCGCCCAGGTGCTGGAAAAAACCTTCCGCTCCGGCGACAAGGTGGAGGAAGCCGACTTCGAGCGCCACAAGGGGCAGTTCCTCTACGCCGACGGCGATCGGGGGGTCTTCATGGACCTGGAAACCTATGAGCAGTTCGAGATGGAAGCCGAGGCCTTCGAAGTTATCCAGCCCTACCTTCTTGACGGCACCGAGGTGACCCTGGGGCTGTTCCAGGAGCGCCTGGTGAGCGTCGATCCGCCCCAGGTGGTGGAACTCACCGTCACCGACACGCCCCCGGTCATGAAGAACGCCACTGCCACCGCCCAGACCAAGGAGGCGACACTCGAAACCGGACTAACCCTCCAGGTTCCTCCCTACCTGGAAGTGGGAGAAAAGATCAAGGTCGACACCCGCGACTGCCGGTTCGTCTCCCGTGCCTAA